A genomic segment from Myxococcota bacterium encodes:
- a CDS encoding SDR family oxidoreductase, whose protein sequence is MGEGASHPFRASEAPGAGAANAADDARAPRPRRLAGRVALVTGAGQGSGRGCALALADEGARVALVGRTRAKLDAVRAEIEARGGEAACFPCDVGQLDEVGACVEGVVAALGPVRALVQTAQSPALRSSALLDVEAGVVDELWRTGPLASLAFMRACHPHLRGGGAIVNFGTGAQFAPGGFGAYAAAKAAIQMLTRAAAEEWGPDGIRANLVVPYVASPAADLEFGEDEARRAASIARIPLRRVGDPERDLGRAVAFLASDDASYLTGSTLLLDGGMMFLR, encoded by the coding sequence ATGGGCGAAGGCGCATCGCACCCGTTCCGCGCATCGGAGGCGCCGGGCGCCGGCGCCGCGAACGCGGCCGACGATGCGCGCGCGCCGCGGCCCCGGCGGCTCGCGGGACGCGTCGCGCTCGTCACCGGCGCCGGGCAGGGGAGCGGGCGCGGCTGCGCGCTCGCGCTCGCCGACGAGGGGGCGCGCGTCGCGCTCGTCGGGCGCACGCGCGCGAAGCTCGACGCAGTGCGCGCGGAGATCGAGGCGCGCGGCGGCGAGGCCGCGTGCTTCCCGTGCGACGTCGGGCAGCTCGACGAGGTGGGCGCGTGCGTCGAGGGCGTCGTGGCGGCGCTCGGCCCGGTGCGGGCGCTCGTGCAGACGGCGCAGTCGCCGGCCCTGCGCTCGTCCGCGCTGCTCGACGTCGAGGCCGGGGTCGTCGACGAGCTGTGGCGCACCGGGCCGCTCGCGTCGCTCGCGTTCATGCGCGCCTGCCATCCGCACCTGCGCGGCGGCGGTGCGATCGTGAACTTCGGAACGGGCGCGCAGTTCGCGCCCGGAGGCTTCGGCGCCTACGCGGCCGCGAAGGCCGCGATCCAGATGCTGACGCGCGCGGCCGCCGAGGAGTGGGGGCCCGACGGCATCCGCGCGAACCTCGTCGTTCCGTACGTCGCGTCGCCGGCCGCCGACCTCGAGTTCGGCGAGGACGAAGCGAGGCGGGCGGCGTCGATCGCGCGCATTCCGCTCCGGCGCGTCGGCGACCCCGAGCGCGACCTCGGCCGCGCCGTCGCCTTCCTCGCGAGCGACGACGCGTCCTATCTCACCGGCTCGACGCTGCTGCTCGACGGCGGAATGATGTTCCTGCGCTGA
- a CDS encoding putative quinol monooxygenase produces MFAFVTHMRAKPGKREELRRLNLAMQAATAREPGVPVYVFHTAADSPDDFYYYDLYESQEAYDAHCATPEFQHMMRSFGAVAELVSATKLVPFGPVKSEPVGGGAARD; encoded by the coding sequence GTGTTCGCCTTCGTCACCCACATGCGCGCGAAGCCCGGCAAGCGCGAAGAGCTGCGCCGCCTCAACCTCGCGATGCAGGCGGCGACGGCGCGCGAGCCGGGCGTGCCCGTCTACGTCTTCCACACCGCCGCCGACAGCCCCGACGACTTCTACTACTACGACCTCTACGAGAGCCAGGAAGCCTACGACGCGCACTGCGCGACACCCGAGTTCCAGCACATGATGCGCTCGTTCGGCGCCGTCGCGGAGCTCGTCTCGGCGACGAAGCTCGTGCCGTTCGGGCCCGTGAAGAGCGAGCCGGTCGGCGGCGGCGCCGCGCGCGACTAG
- a CDS encoding class I SAM-dependent methyltransferase yields MQRGECRTCGRPVLEEVRVQRGFRILSEGREIPFDIHTQLCAHCGVVQTDPQPDARELARFYASQERDAFVAPDAADGATGAGARVPGEGSRRDQARWLARALGNLRGKRVLEVGCYEGYLLHLLAKRGAIAVGIEPSERAAALGRERYGVDVRTGLFEDVDLGDSRFDLVVLSHVLEHLTDPRAALERARALCAPGGALFVEVPNVLAPRIESAVDFFTFDHLFNFAPATLGALARACGFEPVSVDDDFPFPAFRLLAAACEPARAALDAPSPAVPEVRASVRRYARERDAFVARLRARIDGELAGWRARHCRIAIYGAGYHTECLLDTTDLRSADVVALVDGNPRKQGTRVFGLPVVSPRELVALRPDAVVISSYDFQDEMVETLRGVGLGDVPTVTFYDRVQAFSQAG; encoded by the coding sequence ATGCAGCGAGGCGAGTGCCGGACGTGCGGGCGGCCCGTGCTCGAGGAGGTCCGCGTGCAGCGCGGCTTCCGCATCCTGAGCGAGGGACGCGAGATCCCCTTCGACATCCACACCCAGCTCTGTGCGCACTGCGGCGTCGTGCAGACCGACCCGCAGCCCGACGCGCGCGAGCTCGCGCGCTTCTACGCGTCGCAGGAGCGCGACGCCTTCGTCGCCCCCGATGCGGCCGACGGCGCGACCGGAGCGGGCGCGCGCGTCCCCGGCGAGGGGAGCCGACGCGACCAGGCGCGCTGGCTCGCCCGCGCGCTCGGCAACCTCCGCGGCAAGCGCGTGCTCGAGGTCGGCTGCTACGAGGGCTACCTGCTGCACCTGCTCGCGAAGCGCGGTGCGATCGCGGTCGGCATCGAGCCCTCCGAGCGCGCGGCCGCGCTCGGACGCGAGCGCTACGGCGTCGACGTGCGCACGGGGCTGTTCGAGGACGTCGACCTCGGCGACTCCCGCTTCGACCTCGTCGTGCTCTCGCACGTGCTCGAGCACCTGACCGATCCGCGCGCGGCGCTCGAGCGCGCGCGCGCGCTGTGCGCGCCGGGCGGCGCGCTCTTCGTCGAGGTGCCGAACGTACTCGCGCCGCGCATCGAGAGCGCGGTCGACTTCTTCACCTTCGACCACCTGTTCAACTTCGCGCCGGCGACGCTCGGCGCGCTCGCGCGCGCGTGCGGGTTCGAGCCCGTGTCCGTCGACGACGACTTCCCGTTCCCCGCGTTCCGCCTGCTGGCCGCGGCCTGCGAGCCCGCCCGGGCCGCTCTCGACGCGCCGAGCCCCGCCGTGCCGGAGGTCCGCGCGAGCGTCCGACGCTATGCGCGCGAGCGCGACGCCTTCGTCGCGCGCCTGCGCGCGCGCATCGACGGCGAGCTCGCGGGCTGGCGCGCTCGGCACTGCCGCATCGCGATCTACGGCGCCGGCTACCACACGGAGTGCCTGCTCGACACGACGGATCTGCGCAGTGCCGACGTGGTCGCCCTCGTCGACGGCAACCCGCGCAAGCAGGGGACGCGCGTCTTCGGCCTCCCCGTCGTGTCGCCGCGCGAGCTCGTCGCGCTGCGCCCCGACGCCGTCGTGATCTCGAGCTACGACTTCCAGGACGAGATGGTCGAGACGCTGCGCGGTGTCGGCCTCGGCGACGTTCCGACCGTCACGTTCTACGACCGCGTGCAGGCGTTCAGCCAGGCCGGTTGA
- a CDS encoding amidohydrolase family protein, whose translation MTEIPRIISVDDHVVEPPDLWTSRLPSRYAGRAPRVVRDRAVFRFEGGVFSYDKGAPDGEWCDWWLYDDLVYPFPKLSAASGFENVDVTPVTFDDIRPGCWKQKDRLADMDADHVEASICYPNVLPRFCGQTFHERADKELAALCVAAYNDWMIDEWCAGDGRGRLVPMTIVPLWDPVAAAAEIHRCAAKGSHAISFSENPHPLGLPSVHDKGRFWDPVFRACEETETVLCMHIGSSSKMPSTSPDAPFAVSSTLTFSNAMGSLCDYVLSGVFVRFPRLRVAYAEGQVGWMPYVVERMDKLWAERDPASSFGVQLPEPPSSYLPGHVWGCIFDDETGLRNRDAIGMDQICYETDYPHADSTFPHSKEVATRIVTAAGLDEGETYKLLRGNAIAAFGLGRFGIER comes from the coding sequence ATGACCGAGATCCCGCGCATCATCTCCGTCGACGACCACGTCGTCGAGCCCCCCGACCTGTGGACGAGCCGCCTCCCGTCACGTTATGCCGGTCGCGCGCCGCGCGTCGTCCGCGACCGCGCCGTCTTCCGCTTCGAGGGCGGCGTCTTCAGCTACGACAAGGGCGCGCCCGACGGCGAGTGGTGCGACTGGTGGCTCTACGACGACCTCGTCTACCCGTTCCCGAAGCTCTCGGCGGCGAGCGGCTTCGAGAACGTCGACGTCACGCCCGTGACGTTCGACGACATCCGGCCCGGCTGCTGGAAGCAGAAGGACCGCCTCGCCGACATGGACGCCGACCACGTCGAGGCGTCGATCTGCTACCCGAACGTGCTCCCGCGCTTCTGCGGGCAGACGTTCCACGAGCGCGCCGACAAGGAGCTCGCGGCGCTGTGCGTGGCCGCCTACAACGACTGGATGATCGACGAGTGGTGCGCGGGCGACGGGCGCGGCCGCCTCGTCCCGATGACGATCGTCCCGCTCTGGGACCCGGTCGCCGCGGCGGCGGAGATCCATCGCTGCGCGGCGAAGGGGAGCCACGCGATCTCGTTCTCGGAGAACCCGCACCCGCTCGGCCTCCCGTCGGTGCACGACAAGGGTCGCTTCTGGGATCCCGTCTTCCGCGCCTGCGAAGAGACCGAGACCGTCCTCTGCATGCACATCGGATCGAGCTCGAAGATGCCGTCGACGTCGCCCGACGCGCCCTTCGCGGTGAGCTCGACGCTCACGTTCTCGAACGCGATGGGCTCGCTGTGCGACTACGTGCTGTCGGGCGTCTTCGTCCGCTTCCCGCGCCTGCGCGTCGCCTACGCCGAGGGGCAGGTCGGCTGGATGCCGTACGTGGTGGAACGCATGGACAAGCTCTGGGCCGAGCGCGACCCCGCCTCGAGCTTCGGCGTGCAGCTCCCGGAGCCGCCGTCGAGCTACCTGCCGGGCCACGTCTGGGGCTGCATCTTCGACGACGAGACGGGCCTTCGGAACCGCGACGCGATCGGCATGGACCAGATCTGCTACGAGACCGACTACCCGCACGCGGACTCGACCTTCCCGCACAGCAAGGAGGTCGCGACGCGGATCGTCACCGCGGCGGGCCTCGACGAGGGCGAGACCTACAAGCTGCTGCGCGGCAACGCCATCGCGGCGTTCGGCCTGGGCCGCTTCGGCATCGAGCGCTAG
- a CDS encoding glycosyltransferase family 39 protein, with the protein MPAARAPRLDRRDAAALLFLAALSLALRLVALDANPSLELARGLLTDEGAWAHNARQAALFGRWIIDDHNPGLTIAPVYSAALRATYAWMGVDFVSTRLVGALSGVALGLATWLWVRLRVGRAPALVAGLWLAVGSFALVHERIAMVEPLQMLLLLACAGGVVRAADGGRGASAWAAMAAVALWLAVATKLTAVALAPAIALFWALQLVARGRSAVLPPFAWRPVLVFAATSLAGLAVVAAVAHASPEIWSELVGNLRSATSGRQRETLVLSLPGFARLGLPAPSLPYGSFLRLCAPMLALAVALAATRIADAAPAPRERATTSLEVFCACWIAAVAGFVAVQAYQPDRRFLAALPALAIYGALAVRPGALALPARGDASRLRLAAAGALVGGFAGLYAHLLLGSGGAPTASAMASRALAVSLVAGGAGGALLWSALPARRRAAPRAAVAAIVVAMLGVELARFAREAASFEFGVRDTSRALAALTDDWDERDRVLVGAEAYTYALETRLFAFTIRLDRPAGIPQNPNGWEAFDPRLMMVYGPANESEARAHGLVPWRAFRPRRFVVRGEVVEPVVWVFAKPQLCPECDTSGALVFAPDQGA; encoded by the coding sequence ATGCCGGCCGCTCGCGCGCCCCGTCTCGACCGCCGCGACGCCGCCGCACTCCTCTTCCTCGCCGCGCTCTCGCTCGCGCTTCGCCTCGTCGCACTCGACGCGAACCCGTCGCTCGAGCTCGCGCGCGGGCTGCTCACCGACGAGGGCGCGTGGGCGCACAACGCGCGCCAGGCCGCGCTCTTCGGCCGCTGGATCATCGACGACCACAATCCCGGCCTCACGATCGCGCCCGTGTACAGCGCGGCACTGCGCGCGACGTATGCATGGATGGGCGTCGACTTCGTCTCGACGCGGCTCGTCGGCGCGCTCTCGGGCGTCGCGCTCGGCCTCGCGACGTGGCTGTGGGTCCGGCTGCGCGTCGGACGCGCGCCCGCACTCGTCGCGGGCCTGTGGCTCGCGGTCGGGAGCTTCGCGCTCGTGCACGAGCGCATCGCGATGGTCGAGCCGCTGCAGATGCTGCTCCTGCTCGCGTGCGCGGGCGGCGTGGTGCGCGCGGCCGACGGCGGACGAGGCGCGAGCGCGTGGGCGGCGATGGCGGCCGTCGCACTCTGGCTCGCCGTCGCGACGAAGCTCACCGCCGTCGCGCTCGCGCCGGCCATCGCGCTCTTCTGGGCGCTCCAGCTCGTCGCGCGCGGACGCAGCGCCGTGCTCCCTCCCTTCGCGTGGCGCCCGGTGCTCGTCTTCGCGGCGACGAGCCTCGCCGGCCTCGCGGTCGTCGCAGCGGTCGCGCACGCGAGCCCCGAGATCTGGAGCGAGCTCGTCGGCAACCTGCGGAGCGCGACGAGCGGACGTCAGCGCGAGACGCTCGTGCTCTCGCTCCCCGGCTTCGCACGTCTCGGGCTGCCCGCTCCGTCGCTCCCGTACGGGAGCTTCCTGCGGCTGTGCGCACCGATGCTCGCGCTCGCCGTCGCGCTGGCCGCGACGCGCATCGCGGACGCGGCGCCCGCGCCGCGCGAGCGCGCGACGACGAGCCTCGAGGTCTTCTGCGCCTGCTGGATCGCCGCGGTCGCGGGCTTCGTGGCGGTGCAGGCCTATCAACCGGATCGCCGCTTCCTCGCGGCGCTCCCCGCGCTCGCGATCTACGGCGCGCTCGCGGTGCGCCCGGGCGCGCTCGCGCTCCCCGCGCGCGGCGACGCCTCGCGCCTGCGCCTCGCCGCGGCCGGTGCGCTCGTCGGCGGGTTCGCCGGGCTCTACGCGCATCTCCTGCTCGGGAGCGGCGGCGCGCCGACCGCGAGCGCGATGGCCTCGCGCGCACTCGCCGTGTCGCTCGTCGCGGGAGGTGCGGGCGGCGCGCTGCTGTGGAGCGCGCTCCCCGCGCGACGGCGCGCCGCGCCGCGCGCCGCGGTGGCGGCGATCGTCGTCGCGATGCTAGGCGTCGAGCTCGCGCGCTTCGCGCGCGAGGCGGCATCGTTCGAGTTCGGCGTGCGGGACACGTCGCGCGCGCTCGCCGCGCTCACGGACGACTGGGACGAGCGGGACCGCGTGCTCGTCGGCGCGGAGGCGTACACGTACGCGCTCGAGACGCGGCTCTTCGCCTTCACGATCCGCCTCGACCGGCCGGCCGGCATTCCGCAGAACCCGAACGGCTGGGAGGCCTTCGATCCGCGGCTCATGATGGTCTACGGGCCGGCCAACGAGAGCGAGGCGCGCGCGCACGGTCTCGTGCCGTGGCGCGCGTTCCGACCGCGGCGCTTCGTCGTGCGCGGCGAGGTCGTCGAGCCGGTGGTGTGGGTGTTCGCGAAGCCGCAGCTGTGCCCGGAGTGCGACACCTCGGGCGCGCTCGTCTTCGCTCCCGATCAGGGCGCGTAG
- a CDS encoding ATP-grasp domain-containing protein — MNGRRTLWVISGGIEARPVIERARALGLRVVVSDGSATAPGLALADLPVVANVYGPEETLDAARTLAARHGPPDGVICAAADAPLTAAWLAGEFGLVGPSREAARLATDKLAMKRRLARDGVPVPWFRALLDADELEAHRREEGVPLVVKPVDSRGARGVVRVAPGPSGVDARFAFETAHRNSPTGRVMVERFLDGPQVSTESLVLGDRVATPGLADRNYEALARFAPFVVEDGGQLPSALAADAQRDVCDVVARAARSLGLESGVAKGDIVVHEGRAVVIEIAARLSGGYLCSHHIPLSTGVDFVGAAIRQALGERIDPDELAPRHARGVAQRFFFPRPGRVVAIRGAEEVARRADVALLELRVAPGDEVGEVECHPARAGLVITTAATREEAVAAARAAIDGVAIETEPTGPSVAGAAIGAAPRPARANAARA; from the coding sequence ATGAACGGGCGCAGGACGCTCTGGGTGATCAGCGGCGGGATCGAGGCGCGGCCGGTGATCGAGCGCGCGCGCGCGCTCGGTCTGCGCGTCGTCGTGAGCGACGGGTCGGCGACCGCACCGGGCCTCGCGCTCGCCGACCTGCCCGTCGTCGCGAACGTGTACGGGCCGGAGGAGACGCTCGACGCCGCGCGGACGCTCGCCGCGCGGCACGGGCCGCCCGACGGCGTGATCTGCGCAGCGGCCGACGCGCCGCTGACCGCGGCATGGCTCGCCGGCGAGTTCGGGCTCGTCGGGCCGAGCCGCGAGGCGGCCCGGCTCGCGACCGACAAGCTCGCGATGAAGCGGCGGCTCGCGCGCGACGGCGTCCCCGTGCCGTGGTTCCGCGCGCTGCTCGACGCCGACGAGCTCGAGGCGCATCGCCGCGAGGAGGGCGTGCCGCTCGTCGTGAAGCCGGTCGACAGCCGCGGTGCGCGCGGCGTCGTGCGCGTCGCGCCCGGCCCGTCGGGCGTGGACGCGCGCTTCGCGTTCGAGACCGCGCACCGCAACTCGCCGACCGGGCGCGTGATGGTCGAGCGCTTCCTCGACGGGCCGCAGGTGTCGACCGAATCGCTCGTGCTCGGCGATCGCGTCGCGACGCCGGGGCTCGCCGATCGCAACTACGAGGCGCTCGCGCGCTTCGCCCCGTTCGTCGTCGAGGACGGCGGACAGCTGCCGAGCGCGCTCGCGGCCGACGCGCAGCGCGACGTGTGCGACGTGGTCGCGCGGGCCGCGCGTTCGCTCGGGCTCGAGAGCGGCGTCGCGAAGGGCGACATCGTCGTGCACGAGGGTCGCGCGGTCGTGATCGAGATCGCCGCGCGGCTCTCCGGCGGCTACCTGTGCTCGCACCACATCCCGCTCTCGACGGGCGTCGACTTCGTCGGTGCGGCGATCCGCCAGGCGCTCGGCGAGCGCATCGACCCCGACGAGCTCGCGCCGCGCCACGCGCGCGGCGTCGCGCAGCGCTTCTTCTTCCCGCGGCCCGGCCGCGTCGTCGCGATCCGCGGCGCCGAGGAGGTCGCGCGGCGCGCGGACGTCGCGCTGCTCGAGCTGCGCGTCGCGCCGGGTGACGAGGTGGGCGAAGTGGAGTGCCATCCGGCGCGCGCCGGGCTCGTGATCACCACCGCCGCGACGCGCGAGGAAGCGGTCGCCGCGGCGCGCGCGGCGATCGACGGTGTCGCGATCGAGACCGAGCCGACGGGCCCGAGCGTCGCGGGCGCCGCGATCGGCGCCGCGCCGCGTCCCGCGCGCGCGAATGCGGCGCGCGCGTGA
- a CDS encoding glycosyltransferase family 39 protein, with product MPTTAVDGRSPRAARFALAAAVGLALATRLSLALADPRALIASDVYQDDAFYYLAIARNVVAGAGLTFDGATPTNAFHPLYLGALLPLSLAAVDDPFWMVRASALALALVGVATVGLVYALGRELGGPRVAALGALLFAASPLLSVLGVNGLETGPALAIGVALAWLHVRWRPWEGGEPTRRALAFGALVGLGVLARVDLALLAAVLGVDALRRARARGAVRPVARWLARAAVAAALVWLPWGAVSAFATGAWLPTSGAASREIALQLGWSNLPVVFGPAKGAVFDAASPPLAWRADVAARGALVALLEQPLLAPLRAHIPFGVWPALDRYAPFALLRAAPRAVSLVACLALGALLVRTARPRAAREGDPPSLAFAAVLYAVVVLVAYTLYSPSHWYWSRYLAPSILLAMLAGAAALARWARGGGRARAAVVAVAALALVAQQVLAFAGFRAREVWREPGERGFLASFEALGPHVPAGASLGAFQAGIYGWLRGAPVRNLDGKVDRATQRALAAGRVHELVFEAGIQYVLDQPAIVRLLMLRHAPPAARARFVPVAREARRGGAVLYRVADGPDGAEASGAAAGATARAPSGAPPGTSPQ from the coding sequence ATGCCGACGACCGCGGTGGACGGGCGCTCGCCGCGCGCGGCCCGCTTCGCGCTCGCCGCGGCGGTGGGGCTCGCGCTCGCGACGCGGCTCTCGCTCGCGCTCGCGGACCCGCGCGCGCTGATCGCCTCTGACGTCTACCAGGACGACGCCTTCTACTATCTCGCGATCGCGCGCAACGTCGTCGCGGGTGCGGGGCTCACGTTCGACGGCGCGACGCCGACCAACGCGTTCCATCCTCTCTACCTCGGCGCACTGCTGCCCCTCTCGCTCGCGGCGGTCGACGATCCCTTCTGGATGGTGCGCGCGTCCGCGCTCGCGCTCGCGCTGGTCGGCGTCGCGACCGTCGGGCTCGTGTACGCACTCGGGCGCGAGCTCGGCGGACCGCGCGTCGCCGCACTCGGCGCGCTGCTGTTCGCCGCGAGCCCGCTGCTGTCGGTGCTCGGCGTGAACGGGCTCGAGACGGGGCCCGCCCTCGCGATCGGCGTCGCGCTCGCGTGGCTCCACGTGCGCTGGCGCCCGTGGGAGGGCGGGGAGCCGACGCGCCGCGCGCTGGCGTTCGGTGCGCTCGTCGGGCTCGGCGTGCTCGCGCGGGTCGATCTCGCGCTGCTCGCCGCGGTGCTCGGCGTCGACGCGCTCCGGCGCGCGCGCGCGCGCGGCGCGGTGCGTCCCGTCGCGCGGTGGCTCGCGCGCGCCGCCGTCGCCGCGGCGCTGGTCTGGCTTCCGTGGGGGGCCGTGTCGGCGTTCGCGACCGGCGCGTGGCTGCCGACGAGCGGCGCGGCGAGTCGCGAGATCGCGCTCCAGCTCGGCTGGTCGAACCTGCCCGTCGTCTTCGGGCCGGCGAAGGGGGCGGTGTTCGATGCGGCGTCGCCGCCGCTCGCGTGGCGGGCGGACGTCGCCGCGCGCGGCGCGCTGGTGGCGCTGCTCGAGCAGCCGCTGCTCGCGCCGCTGCGCGCGCACATCCCCTTCGGAGTCTGGCCCGCGCTCGATCGTTATGCGCCGTTCGCGCTGCTGCGCGCGGCACCGCGCGCGGTGTCGCTCGTCGCGTGTCTCGCGCTCGGCGCGCTGCTCGTCCGGACGGCGCGTCCGCGCGCGGCGCGCGAGGGCGACCCGCCGAGCCTCGCGTTCGCGGCGGTGCTCTACGCGGTCGTCGTGCTCGTCGCCTACACGCTCTACTCCCCGTCGCACTGGTACTGGTCGCGGTATCTCGCGCCGTCGATCCTGCTCGCGATGCTCGCGGGCGCCGCGGCCCTCGCGCGCTGGGCGCGCGGCGGCGGCCGGGCGCGTGCGGCGGTCGTCGCCGTCGCCGCGCTCGCGCTCGTCGCGCAGCAGGTGCTCGCGTTCGCGGGCTTCCGCGCGCGCGAGGTCTGGCGCGAGCCAGGGGAGCGCGGGTTCCTCGCGAGCTTCGAGGCGCTCGGCCCGCACGTACCGGCCGGGGCCTCGCTCGGCGCCTTCCAGGCCGGGATCTACGGCTGGCTCCGGGGCGCACCCGTCCGCAACCTCGATGGCAAGGTCGACCGCGCCACCCAGCGCGCGCTGGCTGCGGGGCGCGTCCACGAGCTCGTGTTCGAGGCGGGCATCCAGTACGTGCTCGACCAGCCCGCGATCGTCCGCCTGCTGATGCTCCGGCACGCGCCGCCCGCCGCGCGCGCGCGCTTCGTCCCCGTCGCGCGGGAGGCCCGCCGCGGCGGCGCCGTCCTCTACCGCGTCGCCGACGGCCCGGACGGAGCCGAGGCGAGCGGGGCTGCGGCCGGAGCCACCGCGCGGGCGCCCTCCGGCGCACCGCCGGGGACCTCGCCGCAGTAG
- a CDS encoding sulfatase — protein MLDGGSSDSSDASDSRAPRRLVAGATWGVGAALVVLCARWCTTDPFDAPVVVVDAVALVAAASALALIVPSRWAARVACGAVAAIAGHAWVHAALPHSGPLRVALLALGAAAALAALVALGAADRSRRAGIGPGAWGVALAGGLTIAIAGGEWHRIAGIAGPLALGGLAWAGSPRSRASVAAPVAWLVAFVAAGHVLAPLAPRRAARVPAAAAVAPARPRASAVGGPDAPASRGDAVVLIVLDTLRRDRLSLYGYGRATTPAIDAWARDGLVFEEAMSTAPWTLPSHASLFTGLYPRAHGAHGYRGSEPAGNATPLDARFDTIAELAARAGVETGGIAANHFYVSSRFGLDQGFATWFAEGPRTGLSFGPLDAIAARAIPASVWRERHAYYEASHVTDLALDWLRAVGSRPFLLFVNYFDVHEPTDRPPTALAPLESERPLDEAADEEIAMLAGREPLDPDVVRYWSNNYDRELERLDREVGRLLAFVEASGLAARTTVFLTADHGEYLGEHGLVGHELDVHREVVDVPLVVRGPGIAAGRSAQPVSLVDVAPSVLERLGLALPPVEGAQQGVSLFGDEGEGAAAPELVAEWYPSASSMKLDPRLGGRFDRAIRVLRRGTLDLFVDDRGARMLFDRADDPGQMRDVAPARPDDVRALGAAFARWEARNAPAQDEEGRARAGVAAPLDAAELERLRELGYAP, from the coding sequence GTGCTCGACGGCGGCTCCTCCGACTCTTCCGACGCATCCGACTCCCGCGCACCGCGACGCCTCGTCGCGGGTGCGACGTGGGGAGTCGGCGCGGCGCTCGTCGTGCTGTGTGCCCGTTGGTGCACGACCGATCCGTTCGACGCTCCGGTGGTCGTCGTCGACGCCGTCGCGCTCGTCGCGGCCGCGAGCGCACTCGCCCTCATCGTTCCTTCACGTTGGGCCGCGCGCGTCGCGTGTGGCGCCGTCGCGGCGATCGCCGGCCACGCGTGGGTGCACGCGGCCCTGCCGCACTCGGGGCCGCTGCGCGTCGCGCTGCTCGCGCTCGGCGCCGCGGCCGCGCTCGCCGCGCTGGTCGCGCTCGGCGCGGCCGATCGCTCGCGCCGCGCAGGAATCGGCCCGGGTGCGTGGGGCGTCGCGCTCGCGGGCGGCCTAACGATCGCGATCGCGGGCGGCGAGTGGCACCGCATCGCCGGCATCGCCGGCCCGCTCGCGCTCGGCGGCCTGGCGTGGGCGGGCTCTCCGCGCTCGCGCGCGTCGGTCGCCGCACCCGTCGCGTGGCTCGTCGCGTTCGTCGCCGCCGGGCACGTCCTCGCGCCGCTCGCTCCGCGCCGTGCGGCGCGCGTTCCCGCGGCCGCCGCGGTCGCACCGGCGCGCCCTCGCGCGAGCGCGGTCGGCGGCCCCGACGCACCGGCGTCGCGCGGCGATGCCGTCGTCCTGATCGTGCTCGACACGCTGCGCCGCGATCGGCTCTCGCTCTACGGGTACGGGCGCGCGACGACCCCGGCGATCGACGCCTGGGCGCGCGACGGGCTCGTGTTCGAGGAAGCGATGTCGACCGCGCCGTGGACGCTGCCGAGCCACGCGTCGCTCTTCACGGGCCTCTACCCGCGCGCGCACGGCGCGCACGGCTACCGCGGCAGCGAGCCCGCCGGCAACGCGACGCCGCTCGACGCGCGCTTCGACACGATCGCCGAGCTCGCGGCCCGCGCCGGCGTCGAGACCGGCGGCATCGCGGCCAACCACTTCTACGTGTCGTCGCGCTTCGGGCTCGACCAGGGCTTCGCGACGTGGTTCGCGGAGGGGCCGCGCACGGGGCTCTCGTTCGGCCCGCTCGACGCGATCGCCGCGCGCGCGATCCCGGCCTCGGTCTGGCGCGAGCGCCACGCCTACTACGAGGCCTCGCACGTCACCGACCTCGCGCTCGATTGGCTGCGCGCAGTGGGCTCGCGCCCGTTCCTGCTCTTCGTGAACTACTTCGACGTGCACGAGCCGACCGATCGGCCGCCGACGGCGCTCGCGCCGCTCGAGAGCGAGCGACCGCTCGACGAGGCCGCCGACGAGGAGATCGCGATGCTCGCCGGGCGCGAGCCGCTCGACCCCGACGTCGTGCGCTACTGGAGCAACAACTACGATCGCGAGCTCGAGCGCCTCGATCGCGAGGTCGGTCGCCTGCTCGCGTTCGTGGAGGCGTCGGGGCTCGCCGCGCGGACGACCGTGTTCCTGACCGCCGATCACGGCGAGTACCTGGGCGAGCACGGCCTCGTGGGACACGAGCTCGACGTCCACCGCGAGGTCGTCGACGTGCCGCTCGTCGTGCGCGGTCCGGGCATCGCCGCCGGGCGGAGCGCGCAGCCCGTGTCGCTCGTCGACGTCGCCCCCTCGGTGCTCGAGCGGCTCGGCCTCGCGCTGCCGCCGGTCGAGGGCGCGCAGCAGGGCGTGTCGCTCTTCGGGGACGAGGGCGAGGGCGCGGCCGCTCCGGAGCTCGTCGCCGAGTGGTATCCGTCCGCGAGCTCGATGAAGCTCGATCCGCGCCTCGGCGGGCGCTTCGACCGCGCGATCCGCGTGCTGCGCCGCGGGACGCTCGACCTCTTCGTCGACGACCGCGGCGCGCGGATGCTCTTCGATCGCGCCGACGACCCGGGACAGATGCGCGACGTCGCGCCCGCGCGCCCGGACGACGTGCGCGCGCTCGGCGCCGCGTTCGCGCGCTGGGAAGCGCGCAACGCGCCCGCGCAGGACGAGGAAGGGCGTGCGCGCGCCGGCGTCGCGGCGCCGCTCGACGCGGCCGAGCTCGAGCGGCTGCGCGAGCTCGGCTACGCGCCCTGA